One region of Salinirubrum litoreum genomic DNA includes:
- a CDS encoding ABC transporter ATP-binding protein — protein MSQPLLAVEGLRTHFHTDEGTVRAVDGIDFEVHRGETVCIVGESGSGKTVASETITQLIPSPPGEIAGGTITFDGEDITNLSEKRLRTIRGGRIGHVFQNPQGALNPVYTVGWQIVEAVQLHSDLSRDDARRKAIDLLDRVGIPEASARFDDYPHEFSGGMKQRIVIAMALASEPDLLIADEPTTALDVTIQAQILRLLQDLQEEFDMAILLITHDLGVVAEIADRVVVMYAGKVMEAGDVYRIFEDPAHPYTRALLDCLPGRGGDTRSIGGSLPDPTDPPDGCRFAARCPHAVEDCHVGDQPPMYDVGPGDHEVSCVHFAPGGDPSVVLGSDQSVETSAGRADGGRPESGPSEGGESR, from the coding sequence ATGAGCCAGCCACTACTCGCCGTCGAGGGCCTCCGGACGCACTTCCACACCGACGAGGGAACGGTCCGGGCGGTCGACGGCATCGACTTCGAGGTGCATCGTGGGGAGACCGTCTGTATCGTCGGGGAGTCCGGCTCCGGGAAGACCGTCGCCTCGGAGACGATCACACAGCTCATCCCCTCGCCGCCCGGCGAGATCGCCGGCGGGACGATCACCTTCGACGGCGAGGACATCACGAACCTCTCGGAGAAGCGCCTGCGGACGATCCGCGGCGGGCGGATCGGCCACGTGTTCCAGAACCCGCAGGGGGCGCTGAACCCGGTCTACACCGTCGGCTGGCAGATCGTCGAGGCGGTCCAACTCCACAGCGACCTCTCGAGAGACGATGCGCGTCGGAAGGCGATCGACCTGCTGGACCGGGTAGGCATCCCGGAAGCCAGTGCGCGCTTCGACGACTACCCACACGAGTTCTCCGGCGGGATGAAACAGCGCATCGTCATCGCGATGGCGCTGGCCTCCGAACCGGACCTGCTGATCGCCGACGAACCCACCACGGCACTCGACGTGACGATCCAGGCGCAGATTCTCCGCCTCCTGCAGGACCTACAGGAGGAGTTCGACATGGCGATCCTGCTCATCACCCACGACCTCGGCGTCGTCGCCGAGATCGCCGACCGCGTCGTCGTGATGTACGCGGGGAAGGTGATGGAGGCCGGCGACGTCTACCGCATCTTCGAGGATCCGGCCCACCCCTACACGCGGGCACTGCTCGACTGTCTGCCCGGCAGGGGCGGCGACACGCGCTCTATCGGCGGGTCGCTCCCCGACCCGACCGACCCGCCGGACGGCTGTCGGTTCGCGGCCCGCTGTCCGCACGCGGTCGAGGACTGTCACGTCGGCGACCAGCCACCGATGTACGACGTCGGGCCGGGCGACCACGAGGTCTCGTGTGTCCACTTCGCGCCCGGCGGCGATCCGAGCGTCGTCCTCGGGAGCGACCAGTCGGTCGAGACGAGCGCGGGTCGCGCAGACGGCGGGCGACCGGAGTCCGGGCCGAGCGAAGGAGGTGAGAGCCGATGA
- a CDS encoding ABC transporter permease, with protein MAADTPSDRFEDVDWDEVGGQVGVRSPTQWAALVAFGAVALSLVYDVFFAGGDPTFEFTVAGFEYVWDVTSVDWLFVTTLLVLFFYAVVPLAQNPRMTAYYWMEFKKNKPAVVSLGFLLVIFFVGTVGTVFIQPPELNVIASYQPPVFASVDASVPSSCVGDVTNGRCQGTWEYPLGTTGDGKGILKMVIFGMRVSMQVGLIAMLISIFIATLVGATAAYAGGWVDEVLMRYVDIQLTFPTFFLFLFLAYLYGGSLFILIMIFGVTGWGGIARIIRSEALQRNEEEYIRAAQSAGASGLYVVRRHMVPNVSNSIITAATLNIPILILSEAALSFIGVGDVTVPSWGQVIASGRGDLSTAWWISTIPGVFLFLTILAFNFLGDALRDALDPRQETQ; from the coding sequence ATGGCGGCAGATACCCCCTCCGACCGGTTCGAGGACGTCGACTGGGACGAGGTCGGCGGCCAGGTCGGCGTGCGGTCGCCGACCCAGTGGGCCGCACTCGTCGCCTTCGGCGCCGTGGCGCTCTCGCTCGTCTACGACGTGTTCTTCGCGGGCGGGGATCCGACCTTCGAGTTCACCGTCGCCGGCTTCGAGTACGTCTGGGACGTGACCTCGGTCGACTGGCTGTTCGTGACGACGCTGCTCGTGTTGTTCTTCTACGCGGTCGTCCCGCTGGCTCAGAACCCACGGATGACGGCGTACTACTGGATGGAGTTCAAGAAGAACAAGCCCGCCGTGGTGAGTCTCGGCTTCCTCCTGGTGATCTTCTTCGTCGGGACGGTCGGGACGGTCTTCATCCAGCCGCCGGAACTGAACGTGATCGCCTCCTACCAGCCCCCGGTGTTCGCGAGCGTCGACGCCTCCGTGCCGAGTAGCTGTGTCGGCGACGTGACGAACGGTCGCTGTCAGGGCACCTGGGAGTACCCGCTCGGGACGACCGGCGACGGGAAGGGCATCCTGAAGATGGTCATCTTCGGGATGCGGGTCAGTATGCAGGTCGGGCTGATCGCCATGCTGATCTCGATCTTCATCGCCACCCTGGTCGGGGCGACGGCGGCGTACGCCGGCGGCTGGGTCGACGAGGTGCTGATGCGCTACGTCGACATCCAGCTTACCTTCCCGACGTTCTTCCTGTTCCTCTTCTTGGCGTACCTCTACGGGGGGAGCCTGTTCATCCTGATCATGATCTTCGGGGTGACGGGCTGGGGCGGCATCGCCCGGATCATCCGGAGCGAGGCGCTCCAGCGCAACGAAGAGGAGTACATCAGAGCCGCACAGAGCGCGGGCGCCTCGGGGCTGTACGTCGTGCGCCGGCACATGGTGCCGAACGTGTCGAACTCGATCATCACGGCCGCGACGTTGAACATCCCGATCCTGATCCTCTCGGAGGCGGCGCTCTCGTTCATCGGTGTCGGCGACGTGACCGTCCCCTCGTGGGGACAGGTCATCGCGTCGGGGCGAGGGGACCTCTCGACGGCGTGGTGGATCTCGACGATCCCCGGGGTGTTCCTCTTCTTGACGATCCTCGCGTTCAACTTCCTCGGTGACGCACTGAGAGACGCACTCGACCCACGACAGGAGACGCAATGA